One genomic region from Cellulomonas hominis encodes:
- the mraY gene encoding phospho-N-acetylmuramoyl-pentapeptide-transferase: MISVLVAGGVAMVVALLATPLFINFLVTKQYGQFIRQDGPTAHYTKRGTPTMGGVVIIAATLIGWGAAAIASGNLPSASAVLVLFLMTGLGVVGFLDDFIKISRQRSLGLSARWKIIGQGFVGIVFAVLALQFPDATMRTPASTKISFIRDTGLDLAFAGATVGAILFVIWANFLITAWSNAVNLTDGLDGLATGSSLIVFGAYVIVCVWQFNQRCALTAGARCYATRDPLDMAVVAAAITGACFGFLWWNASPAKIFMGDTGSLALGGALAGMSIVTRTEVLAAIIGGLFVIIVLSDVIQIGFFKLTGRRVFKMAPLHHHFELSGWGEVTIVIRFWLIAGLFVSLGIGIFYAEWVTG, encoded by the coding sequence GTGATCTCCGTCCTCGTCGCCGGCGGCGTCGCGATGGTCGTCGCGCTGCTCGCCACCCCGCTGTTCATCAACTTCCTGGTCACCAAGCAGTACGGCCAGTTCATCCGCCAGGACGGGCCGACCGCGCACTACACGAAGCGCGGCACGCCGACGATGGGCGGCGTCGTCATCATCGCCGCGACGCTCATCGGGTGGGGGGCCGCGGCGATCGCGTCCGGCAACCTGCCCAGCGCGTCCGCGGTGCTCGTGCTGTTCCTCATGACCGGGCTGGGCGTCGTCGGGTTCCTCGACGACTTCATCAAGATCTCCCGGCAGCGCAGCCTCGGGCTGTCCGCGCGGTGGAAGATCATCGGCCAGGGCTTCGTCGGGATCGTGTTCGCGGTGCTCGCGCTGCAGTTCCCCGACGCCACGATGCGCACCCCGGCGTCCACGAAGATCTCGTTCATCCGGGACACCGGCCTGGACCTGGCGTTCGCCGGGGCGACCGTCGGCGCGATCCTCTTCGTGATCTGGGCGAACTTCCTCATCACCGCGTGGTCCAACGCCGTGAACCTCACCGACGGGCTCGACGGCCTCGCGACCGGCTCGTCCCTGATCGTGTTCGGCGCGTACGTGATCGTCTGCGTCTGGCAGTTCAACCAGCGCTGCGCCCTGACGGCCGGCGCCCGGTGCTACGCGACCCGCGACCCGCTGGACATGGCGGTGGTCGCCGCGGCGATCACCGGGGCGTGCTTCGGCTTCCTGTGGTGGAACGCCAGCCCCGCCAAGATCTTCATGGGCGACACCGGCTCGCTGGCCCTCGGCGGCGCGCTCGCCGGCATGTCGATCGTGACCCGCACCGAGGTGCTGGCGGCGATCATCGGCGGCCTGTTCGTCATCATCGTGCTGTCCGACGTCATCCAGATCGGCTTCTTCAAGCTGACCGGGAGACGGGTGTTCAAGATGGCGCCGTTGCACCACCACTTCGAGCTGTCGGGGTGGGGCGAGGTGACCATCGTGATCCGGTTCTGGCTGATCGCCG